AGACAAGTACGTTAAATTTCCACAACATGAATCGCATCATGTCTTCATAGAGCCGGAAGGACGAAATACTGTCGAGGTATATCCGAATGGGACTTCAAACAGCCTTCCGGAATCGGTGCAGCTTAAAATGATCAGATCGATTCCAGGACTGCAACGCGCAGAAATGATTCGTCCTGGCTATGCCATTGAGTATGACTTCGTAGACCCGACGCAGCTCCAGGCCTCCTTGGAGACGAAAGAGATCGATGGCCTCTTCATGGCCGGCCAAATGAATGGGACAACCGGATACGAAGAGGCCGCCGGACAGGGTTTTGTTGCCGGAGTTAATTCTGTCTTTAAGGTGAGGGATGAAGCGCCGCTGATTCTATCTCGCAGCGACTCCTATATCGGCGTACTTGTGGACGACCTGATAACCAAGGGCACAAGCGAGCCGTATCGTATGTTCACGTCGCGTGCCGAGCATAGGCTTATCTTGCGTCAAGACAATGGTTTATATAGGCTGATACATTTTGCGGAACGAATCGGTTGCATTGCCAGTGAGCGGATCAAGGCGTGGCGACGCGATGCGATTCGTATAGCGGAAGAAATCGATCGGTTGAAAACCACGTTTTTTGAGGGAGCTTCGCTGGCCCAGATCCTGCGGCGTTCTGAAATGAACTATGCTCGATTGCCTGGCGGCCCCCCGAGATTGTCCGCCGAGTTGGCTGCGCAGGTCGAAACGGAAGTAAAATACGAAGGCTACATTGAACGCGAGAGAAGGCAGATCGATCAAAGACACAAGCAAGACGGGGTGAAGATACCGGCCGGAATTCAATATGACGAGATAAAGGCGCTCCGGTTCGAGGCGCGGGAGAAGCTGAAGAAGATTCGGCCCGCCAACCTTGGGCAGGCCGCCCGTATTTCGGGGGTGAATCCGTCCGATATCGCCATCCTGTCCATACACATCCATCGCGGCAGCCGGGCAGCAGCCGGGTAAGGTCCGGGTTTGGCCACGACGCGCGAGCCGGTGGGCCGGTGCGCTTTATTAAAGAAGTGGCGCAGGGCTGTAGCCTCCGGGGCGTAGTATGTTGCGGAGTCTCGATAGCATTCGCTGTCATGGTGCGGGCGGGTCTGGTATAAGTGGCGGCCTTTTAGAGCGGACACGGCGGTGCGGGCGATGTACCCGCGCCATGCGTTGAAACCACAATGACAGAGGCAACAACCAGCGAGCAGGCGAGCCCGGCAGCGTTGGCCGCCGAGGAGCGGGACCTGGTTCGGAAGGCGCAGCAGGGCGACGTGAACGCCTACGACGCGCTGGTCCGGCGCTACCAGGGCAAGATCTATGCCCTCGCCTACAATATGACCGGGAACAAGGAGGACGCGGAGGATCGCGTCCAGGACGTGTTCATCAAGGCTTTTCAGTCGCTGGGGCATTTCAAGGGCGAGTCGTCGTTCTACACCTGGCTGTATCGCATTGCCGTGAACCGCACGATCAATTTCCTGAAGACACGCAAGAACCGTTTCGCGTTGAGCCTGAACGATATGGACGCGGGCGCCGAGCGCGACCCCGCGTACGTGGAACTGCGGGCCCGGGAATCGCCCGTGCGCGACGTGTCGTTGCTGGAACTGCAGGAAAAATTGAACGCGGCGCTGCTGACGTTGTCAGAGAAACACAGAGTGGTTGTCATCATGCACGATATACAGGGCATACCGCACGAAGAGATCGCCAGCATGATGGGGTGCTCACAAGGGACGATACGATCGCGTCTTTTCTATGCCCGCCAGCAGCTGCAAAAAGAACTGAAGGACTTTGCGCCATGAACTGCCGACGTACACGAGACCTGGCGGGGCTTTGCGACGGACGGACTCTGCCGGAAGAGGCCGTGCAGCACCTGACCGCGTGCGCGGCCTGCAAGGCCTTTGTGGCCGACATGGAAAACGCCAGGAAATGGATGGCGTTCAAAGGCCACGAGGCGCCGGACGCCGGCTTCGAGAATCGCTGTGCGGCGAAAATTCAAATCCGTCTCCGGGAGCCGATCATCCAGCCGGCCCATGAGTCCGGCGTCTCTTTCTGGAACACCGGCCTGCTGTTCCGCGCGGCCGCCGCTGCGGCGCTGGTGGTCCTGGTTGGTTTTCATGTGAGATCCGCTCGCGTCGCAACTCTGGCAACAAGCATCCCGGCGCCCGCTCCGGCTCCGGTGATCGTGCCGCCGCAACCCCTCCTCGCGCCACGCGCACCGGTGCCGGTGATGATGCTGGCGCAATCAAACAGCGGGCCCGGCGCAGTTCAGTACGGTCCGATGCCTTCCCGCCCGGTCAACTGGGAACGCTGACCGTTGGCGGGGTCCCGTCGCCGAGGCTTGTACTGCAATCCCTTGGTACGCTTCCTGCATCTATATCCATCGGGATAGCGGGGGATCAAATATGGGCGAAGGAGATAAGGGCGCTCGGACTGTGAAAAAAGCGCCGGCATTGGGTGGGGTGACCACATCGCCTGTCTCATTCGTAGACACCGTGGTGGCCATGCGCGCGCCAAGAACAGGACGCGAGGAGTGGATGCATCCTGCTGATTTAGAAGATATTACAAATTGTATATTTGACGCGGTCCTGTTAGTCGATCGCCGGGGACGTCTTCTCAACTGTAATTCCAATGCCTGTAGCCTGTTCGGCCATTCAATGGAGCGGATGGCGCAAATGAAGCTGGGCGGCCTGGTTTCAGGCCTGAATGAGGCGGAACTGGGCGGACTTTTTCAAAATTTACAAAGCGATAAGCCGTATCTCCTGATGGAGGCTTCCTGTATTCGCGAGGATGGTGCGCGTTTCCCGGCGGAAATCGCGGTGCATATCATCCGGAAAAGCCATCCGAGACTATGCCTGTTTCTGCGGGATATGGCTCAACGGCAGTACGTGGAGGCGCGC
The window above is part of the Kiritimatiellia bacterium genome. Proteins encoded here:
- a CDS encoding sigma-70 family RNA polymerase sigma factor, whose product is MTEATTSEQASPAALAAEERDLVRKAQQGDVNAYDALVRRYQGKIYALAYNMTGNKEDAEDRVQDVFIKAFQSLGHFKGESSFYTWLYRIAVNRTINFLKTRKNRFALSLNDMDAGAERDPAYVELRARESPVRDVSLLELQEKLNAALLTLSEKHRVVVIMHDIQGIPHEEIASMMGCSQGTIRSRLFYARQQLQKELKDFAP